The Bacillota bacterium genomic interval CGAGGACGGGGAGGACGCCGCAGCCCGCGACCCGGCGGCGAGCCTTCTGCTCCTGGCCAGGGCGGTGGATGTGGCGGTGCGGTACCGCTACGCCGTCGCCGGGCGCTGGGAGCCTCGCGACGCGGAAGTGGTGGGCTGCCTCGCGGGGCCCGACCCCGAGCTGCGGTGATTCACGTGCCGCCGGTGCTTTGCCGCTTTCGCGTCGTGCTGAACCCGGACCCGACGACGCCCTCCGAGATACAATAGCCGCCGAGGGGGGACGATGCTCCGTGCAGGGGAGTCAAACGGCGAGCGTTGACCTGGACCGGGTGGCACAGCACGTTTGTGGCTGCGTCGCACGCTTCCCAGCGGTGGCGGGGGCCTATCTCTATGGATCGGTGCTTGCGCGGATGCACCCTGCCAGTGACATCGATGTGGCTGTCATCGTCGCTCCGGGGCTTCATACCGAACTGTTACAGGTGCTAACGCTCGAAGCCGAAATTGAGTCGAAGCTTGGCCGTTGGGAGGGTCGTCCCTTCCATGTAACCGCACTGGATCCCAAGCGGCCGCTCTTTTCCTTCCGCCCCATTCACGAGGGCCGACTCGTCTACATCGGCGACGAGAAAGCGCTGACGGATTTCATCGAACAGGTATCCCGAGCGTACGCTGACCTCTCCCCGAGGTACCGGCGCGCGGTGCAGGAAGTCCTCGAACGCTGAACGCACGCGAGGGGGGCCGCCATGGACATCGACCGGCAGCGGGTCGAAGAACGCCTTGCCTATATCCGAGGCGAGACAACGGCGTTGCGAGCACTCCTCCAGAGCCAGACGGACGTT includes:
- a CDS encoding nucleotidyltransferase domain-containing protein, which encodes MQGSQTASVDLDRVAQHVCGCVARFPAVAGAYLYGSVLARMHPASDIDVAVIVAPGLHTELLQVLTLEAEIESKLGRWEGRPFHVTALDPKRPLFSFRPIHEGRLVYIGDEKALTDFIEQVSRAYADLSPRYRRAVQEVLER